The region CCGCCCCGTTCGCCACGGTGGACGACGCCTACTACGCCGGCGCCGGCATCCGTGACGACAGCCTCTACGGCGCCAGCCTGGACATGCCGGTGGGCGAGAACCTGGACATCCACGTCCAGGGCTATGGCCACACCAACGAGGGCCAGGGCCTGTGGTACACGCCGTATCTGGTGTCGCCGGGCTTCGGCACGCCGGGCTCAAACGCCGCCCCGCTGTCGATCCGCACCACCGAGTATGACATCGACCGCAAGGGCTTCATCGGCGGCCTGACCTATCGCATCGCCGGCCATGAGATCAGCGGCGGCCTGTGGCTGGAGAAGAACGACTTCAACCAGGCTCGCCGGTTCTACGCCGAGACCCTGTCGGCCCCGTCGCGCGACGCCCTGGACTTCCAGTCCAACCCCTTCGCCACCCAGTGGCAGTACAAGTTCGAAACCACCACCACCCAGGCCTACATCCAGGACGTCTGGACGGTCACCGACGCACTGAAGGTCAACTTCGGCTTCAAGTCGGTGAAGGTGGAGAACGAGGTCGCCACCATCGTCGGCTCGCCGCTGGCCGGGACCATCGAGTCCAAGGACAACTTCCTGCCGCAGGTGGGCGCGGTCTACAAGTTCACCCCCGACCTGGAAGTGTTCGGCGGCTACACCGAGAACATGGCCGCCTTCGTTTCGGCCGCGACCTCGGGCCCGTTCGGTTCGCAGAACCAGGCGGCCGTGAACTACATCGCCGACAACCTGGACCCCGAAACCTCCAAGACCTTCGAAGGCGGCCTGCGCTATCGCAACAGCCGCTTCCAAGGCGTGATCGCGGCCTACAAGGTGGACTTCAACGACCGTCTGGTCAGCGCCCAGACCGCCTCGCCGATCCTCGGCCTGCCGGCGGTGCTGTCGAACGTGGGTTCGGTGGAGACCAAGGGCATCGAAGTGGCGGGCGAGTTCCGCATCACCGACGACTGGTCGCTGTACGGCGCCTACAGCCTGAACAGCTCCAAGTACCAGGACAACGTCATCAACGCGAACGGCTCGGTCGCCTCGGCGACCAAGGGCAAGACCGTGGTCAACACGCCGGAAAACAGCGTGAAGGCCGAGCTGTCCTATGACAATGGCGGCCTCTACGCCAAGCTGTCGGGCGTCTATACGGACGAGCGCTACTACACCTACGAGAACGTCGGCGGGAAGGTCGATGGCGCGCTCGTGGCCGATCTGGTGATGGGCTACCGCTTCTCGGGCGGCCCGCTGCTGGAAGGCCTGGAAGTGCAGGCCAACGTCACCAACCTGTTCGACAAGGACTACATCTCCACGGTCGGCTCGGGCGGTTACACCAACCGCGACCTGGCGGGCACGACCATGACCCTGCTGCCGGCGCCGCCGCGCCAGGTGTTCTTCACCATCAAGAAGAGCTTCTGATCCAGGCGATCACAGCGAAGGCCGGGGAGTTCGCTCCCCGGCCTTTTCTATTGGAGTCACGCACATGTCCGATCTGAACCGCCGCTCCGCCCTGGGCCTTGGCGTCGCCGCCGCGGCCGTCGTCAGCGCACCGACCCGCGCCGCCGACCGCACCGATGACCGGCCGCTGACCCGCATCGCCTTCGGCTCCTGCGCCAACCAGGACAAGGACCAGCCGATCTGGGACGCGGTGCTGGCGGCCAGGCCGGACCTCTTCATCTTCCTGGGCGACAACATCTATGCCGACACCCGCGACCCGGCGGTGATGGCGGCCAAGTACGCCAAGCTGGCTGCCAAGCCGGGCTTTCAGAGGCTGAAGGCCTCCGTCCCGCTGATGGCGATCTGGGACGACCACGACTACGGCGAGAACGACGCCGGCGGCGAATATCCGATGAAGGAAGAGTCGCGTCGCCAGTTCTGCGACTTCTGGGGCGAGGCGGCGACATCGCCCCGCCGCACGCGCGAGGGCGTTCATACGGCCGCCATCTTCGGTCCCGCCGGACGGCGCGTGCAGATCATCCTGCCGGACCTGCGCTGGAACCGCACTCCGCTAGAGAAGATCGATCTGGCCGGCGCCGACTACAAGGCCTGGGCGACGGCGAAGGCCGATAAGGGCGCCCCGGTCCCCGGCCCCTACGCCCGCAATCCGGACCAGGCGGCGACCATGATCGGCGAGGCGCAATGGCGCTGGCTGGAAGAAGAGCTGGCGCGGCCGGTCGACCTGCGCATCCTCGGCTCCAGCCTGCAGGTGCTGGCCGATTTCGCGGGGTGGGAGAGCTGGGTGAACTACGCCCGCGACCATCAGCGGCTGTTCGAGACGATCCGCCGGACACGCGCCGAGGGGCTGTTCTGCATCAGCGGCGACACCCACTATGGCGAGATTTCACGGCTGGACGTGAACACCCCCTACCCCCTCTGGGACATCACCTCCTCAGGGCTGACGGAGGTTTGGCCGGTCACGCCGCCCAACGCCCTTCGCCAGGGTCAGGTGCTTCGCGAGCAGAACTTCGGGCTGATCGAAATCGACTGGCGGCCCGCCCGGCCGACAGCGCGGATCGAGGTGCGCGATGTGACCGGCGCGCCCCGGCTTTCGACCGTCATCGACACCGCCGCCTTGCGCATCCGCTAGGGTTTTTGGGAACGAGGCCGGACCGAAGCCGTTGAATCTCCGAGTTTTAACAAGGAGATGCCGTCATGCATAAGGACGAAATCAAGGGTTCGGCCACCGACGTCAAGGGTAAGGTGAAGGAAGCCGCCGGCAAGGTGACCGGCAACGAACGCCTCGAAGCCGAAGGCCTCGCCGATCAGGCCAAGGGCAACGTCCAGAAGGGCGTCGGCTCGATCAAGGAAGGCGTCAGAGACGTCCTCAAGAAGTAGAGTTTAGGGCCCCTTTCGGGGCCCTATTCATGTGGCGCCTTGCGGTAGGCCTCCACGTCGATCTCGTTCTCGAAACGGGCGACGGTGGTGGCCACCGCCAGGTTGCACGTGGCGTTCGGCACGGTGCGGATCATGTCCAGCAGTCGGTCGAACGGCAGGATGAAGCCGACGATCAACGCGGTTCGCTCATCAGGAATACCCAAGGTCGACAGCACCGCCGCCAGCATGAACAGCGACGCGCTCGGCACCGGCGCGGTGCCCAGAGCAACCAGCGTCGCCGTGATCAGGATCATCACATACTGCACCGGCCCAAGCTCGACCCCGAGCACCTGGGCCGAGAACATGGCCAGCAGCCCGACATAAAGCGCGGTGCCGTCGCGCCCGATGCTGGCGCCCAGCGGCAGGACCGTCGAGATGATCGGCTTGCCGAGCTTCAGATTGCGCTCGGCCACCGTCATGGCCACGGGCAGGGTCGCCGAACTCGACGCCGTGGAGAACGCCACCACGATGGCGTCCAGGATGCTCAGATAGAACGGCGTCACCGGCAGACGCGCCACCAGCCGCAGTAGCAGGCCGTGGACGATCAGGCTCTGCACCGCCGAGGCGATCACCACGCATAGGGCCAACAGGCCGATATTGATGAACACCGCCGGGCCGTTGGCGCCGATGGCCGTGGCCACTAGGCCGAAGACGCCGAAGGGCGCGACCTCCATCACGAACTTGACGATGTGCAGCATCACCGCCGACGTGGCGTCCAGCACCGCCGCCAGGGGCGCGGCGCGCGGGCCGGCGACCAGGATTCCCGATCCCACGAAGATGGCGAAGACGATGATCGCCAGCATGTCGCCGTCGGCCATGGCCTTGACCGGGTTGAGCGGGATCAGGCCCAGAAGCTGGTCGCCTATGGTGCGGCCAGGATCGATCAGCTGCGGCGCGGCCTTGGAGATATTGGCGCCGAAGCCCGGCTCGAAGATCGTGCCGACCCCCATGCCCACCGCCACCGCGACGGCCGCCGTGCAGACAAACAGGGTGAGGGTTTTGGCGCCCAGGGAGCCCAGCCGCCGCGAGTCCGCCAGGGAGGCGACGCCAGCGGCGATCATGGTGAAGACCAGGGGCGCGACCACCATGCGGATCAAGCGCACGAATATGTCGCCCAGGACCTTCACGTGGACGGCCTGCTCGCGGAACACGAGACCGACCGCCACCCCAAGCACCAGGGCCACAAGAATGCGCTTCCACAGGGGAACCGCGAACCACCACTTCAGCATCGGTCTAAGCCCCCGACCGTGTGCATAACACTGGTCACAGTAGCGGTTGGTTTCCTGACCGACGCAAGCGGCAAGCTAGGTTAATCCCCAGCTTGCCGCGCGTGAGTTCAGCGCGCCGGGCAGGCGGCGCCGCCGGGGCTGGGGACCAGCTCCACCTTCGAGAACGAGAAGGCGAACCGGCCCTCGGCGTTCACAAACAGCGGCGCGGAGACCTTGGACACGTCCAGGCCGATATCGCGGAAGCAGGACAGCTTGATCCTGGTGGTGGTCCACTGCCCGACCGGAGCCGCCTTGGCCGCCGCGGTGAAGTCGAAGGCCGCGCCGCAGCTGTCGCCGCAACCGACGCCGACGCTCACCTTGCCCTGGGGCTTTTCGTCCTGGCGCCAGGTGATGGCCAGGGCCAGGTCGCCGTTGGTCTGGCGGGTCAGGTCAATGGGCGGACCGGCGAAAACCAGGCGGCCTTCGCCTGGGCCGCTGAAGGTCACGCCGCGCGCCGATTCCTGGGCCTCGCCGTCCACCGGCTTGATCTCGGACAGGCCGCCGGGGCTCTTGGTGGCGCCAACGGCATTGGCTGTGGCCAGGCCCGACGGATCGCCGATCTGCACGATCCAGGGGGTCAGGACACGGCCCGCGCCGAAGAAGGCGTCGGTATTGATCTTCACGTCCGGGACGCCCGACACTTCCGACAGCTTGGCCACATTGGTCTTGGACGCGTAGGTCAGGCCGTAGCCATAGGCGAACTGCGGGTCGTAGCCCGGCTCACCGACGTTCGGGATCTGGGCCGCGGTCTTGGGCCAGGAGAAGGACAGCTTGCCCTTGAAGTCGTGGTTCACCGAACCATCGGCCTTGCGCAGCAGGACGTCGGCCACGCCGCCGCCTTCCGTGCCCGGCAGCCAGGCGGCGACGAAGGCGTCGGAGGCGTTGATCTCGGGGTTGGTCCACATCGGGCGGCCCGACAGGAACACCGACACCACCGGAATGCCTTGGGCCTTCAGCTTCTTGAGCAGGGCCAGGTCGCGGGCGTCGCCCGGCTGGTAGTCCAGGGTCGGGATGTCGCCCTGGAACTCGGCATAGGGATTCTCGCCGAACACCACCACCGCCACATCGGGCTTGGTCTTGAACGAGCCGTCGGCGCTCAGCTCGGCCGAGCCGCCGGCGGCCTTGGCCGCTTCGGCGATGCCGCCATAGATCGACTGGCCTTGCGGGAAGTCGGCGTTGGTGTTGGCCGCGCCCTGCCAGTCGATGGTCCAGCCGCCCGACTGCTTGCCGATGTTGTCGGCG is a window of Caulobacter sp. NIBR2454 DNA encoding:
- a CDS encoding TonB-dependent receptor encodes the protein MKNHLIASAAVGALLSFTAASAFAAEAADAAAEIEEVVILGQGQSRQVQTVKAEELALEAAGTSPLKALEKLPGVNVQSADAFGAYEWSTGISIRGFNQGQLGFTLDGVPLGDMSYGNHNGLHISRAITNENVGRVDLSQGAGSLATASTSNLGGTLQFFSRDPSETFGGMASLTGGSENMHRAFLRLESGAIAPLGGLRAYASIVDQKTDKWKGGSEQKQRQYDVKAVLPIGEGKLSAFYNHSERREQDYQDMSFEMINRLGRDWDNTVPNWGLAIAAAAAYNTGRPLPAPFATVDDAYYAGAGIRDDSLYGASLDMPVGENLDIHVQGYGHTNEGQGLWYTPYLVSPGFGTPGSNAAPLSIRTTEYDIDRKGFIGGLTYRIAGHEISGGLWLEKNDFNQARRFYAETLSAPSRDALDFQSNPFATQWQYKFETTTTQAYIQDVWTVTDALKVNFGFKSVKVENEVATIVGSPLAGTIESKDNFLPQVGAVYKFTPDLEVFGGYTENMAAFVSAATSGPFGSQNQAAVNYIADNLDPETSKTFEGGLRYRNSRFQGVIAAYKVDFNDRLVSAQTASPILGLPAVLSNVGSVETKGIEVAGEFRITDDWSLYGAYSLNSSKYQDNVINANGSVASATKGKTVVNTPENSVKAELSYDNGGLYAKLSGVYTDERYYTYENVGGKVDGALVADLVMGYRFSGGPLLEGLEVQANVTNLFDKDYISTVGSGGYTNRDLAGTTMTLLPAPPRQVFFTIKKSF
- a CDS encoding alkaline phosphatase D family protein; the encoded protein is MSDLNRRSALGLGVAAAAVVSAPTRAADRTDDRPLTRIAFGSCANQDKDQPIWDAVLAARPDLFIFLGDNIYADTRDPAVMAAKYAKLAAKPGFQRLKASVPLMAIWDDHDYGENDAGGEYPMKEESRRQFCDFWGEAATSPRRTREGVHTAAIFGPAGRRVQIILPDLRWNRTPLEKIDLAGADYKAWATAKADKGAPVPGPYARNPDQAATMIGEAQWRWLEEELARPVDLRILGSSLQVLADFAGWESWVNYARDHQRLFETIRRTRAEGLFCISGDTHYGEISRLDVNTPYPLWDITSSGLTEVWPVTPPNALRQGQVLREQNFGLIEIDWRPARPTARIEVRDVTGAPRLSTVIDTAALRIR
- a CDS encoding CsbD family protein — translated: MHKDEIKGSATDVKGKVKEAAGKVTGNERLEAEGLADQAKGNVQKGVGSIKEGVRDVLKK
- a CDS encoding dicarboxylate/amino acid:cation symporter; this translates as MLKWWFAVPLWKRILVALVLGVAVGLVFREQAVHVKVLGDIFVRLIRMVVAPLVFTMIAAGVASLADSRRLGSLGAKTLTLFVCTAAVAVAVGMGVGTIFEPGFGANISKAAPQLIDPGRTIGDQLLGLIPLNPVKAMADGDMLAIIVFAIFVGSGILVAGPRAAPLAAVLDATSAVMLHIVKFVMEVAPFGVFGLVATAIGANGPAVFINIGLLALCVVIASAVQSLIVHGLLLRLVARLPVTPFYLSILDAIVVAFSTASSSATLPVAMTVAERNLKLGKPIISTVLPLGASIGRDGTALYVGLLAMFSAQVLGVELGPVQYVMILITATLVALGTAPVPSASLFMLAAVLSTLGIPDERTALIVGFILPFDRLLDMIRTVPNATCNLAVATTVARFENEIDVEAYRKAPHE